The sequence AAGGGAAGCTCAATGAGAGAGTCAAGCCATATCAGCTCATCTCTTTTGGGAAGACCAACCAGAAGTTCAAAGCGCGTTATGGAAGTCACGTAGAAGGTTTTGTCAAATTCTAACACGGCGTTGAGCACATCTTTATTGCCCCTTGCAATTTCGATTATCACGTTCGTATCAAGGACTGTCCCCATTCGTCAAACGCCTCCTCCAGCTCTTTAATTCTCTTTTTGGCCTCCTCATACTCATCCTCGCTCAGGATTCCAGCAATGTGTAGTAGAACATCGGCGTTGCCCTTTTTCTCCCTTAACAGCTCCCTAAAAAGCTCGCTGAAGGATTTATCCCCCTTAATGCGGAGTAACTCTTTGTAAACGTCGTCAGATATCGTGATGGTTTTGACCATCCACATCACCAATACACTGAATGCATGCATCATATTTAAGCATTATCCATTCAACTCAAAGAAGACCCTCCTGAAAAGTTGAAAAGGGGATCACAGATACCTCTCCTTCACCCAGCGGATGAAGTAGTCCGGGTTCAGCTCCTCGCCGATGGCCTTCTTCAGGAGTTCCTTCGGCGGGTAGATGCTTCCCCAGCGGTGGATCTTCTCCCTCAGCCAGGCCTTTATCGGCTCGAACTCCGCTTTGGCTATCTTCTCCTCAAAGTCAGGGATGTCGCGCCTGATGTGGTAGTAGTACTGGGCCGCGAGGAGCGTTCCAATGCTGTAGGTCGGGAAGTAGCCTATCGTTCCGTGCGCCCAGTGGATGTCTTGGAGGATTCCCTCCGCGTAGGTCTTCGGCCTTATGCCAAGGAGGTTCTCCATCTCGTCGTTCCAAAGCTCGGGTAAGTCCTTGGCCTTAACGCCCTCGTTG comes from Thermococcus sp. and encodes:
- a CDS encoding type II toxin-antitoxin system VapC family toxin → MGTVLDTNVIIEIARGNKDVLNAVLEFDKTFYVTSITRFELLVGLPKRDELIWLDSLIELPFEKKSAEMAAYLHKKLREKGTPMGLRDLFIGAVCLANDLPLITLDSDFEALRDFGLTVRLIR
- a CDS encoding antitoxin VapB family protein, whose translation is MVKTITISDDVYKELLRIKGDKSFSELFRELLREKKGNADVLLHIAGILSEDEYEEAKKRIKELEEAFDEWGQSLIRT